From Brienomyrus brachyistius isolate T26 chromosome 18, BBRACH_0.4, whole genome shotgun sequence, one genomic window encodes:
- the slc66a1 gene encoding lysosomal amino acid transporter 1 homolog, whose amino-acid sequence MGSHEVLLQGTLAMRDDRNMSFHCPNGSVWVWVGLGECAQDARDMASVFLGLLSIVCFMVSLGPQCYKSYRTGNMDSALSIWFLLLWLAGDSCNLIGSFLANQLPIQCYTAVYYVLADLTTLAMYSYFKAKNAGFSRRLLLNSVGVLSLAGVSAFSFPVASPQVDIVHQGFKGRSLLFVHEDSSSIKPFDTKEIIGFTVGSMSSLLYLSSRIPQIVTNFIRKSTEGVSYFLFALVILGNTTYGLSVLLKNPDRVQGEGEASYMVHHLPWLIGSLGTLFLDLVITVQFLKYRRSPVLAKPDERAPLLENI is encoded by the exons ATGGGGTCTCATGAGGTCCTTCTACAAGGTACCTTGGCAATGAGGGATGACAGGAACATGAGCTTTCACTGCCCAAACGGTTCGGTGTGGGTGTGGGTCGGACTTGGGGAGTGTGCCCAGGATGCTCGAGACATGGCTAGTGTCTTCCTGGGCCTACTGTCCATTGTCTGCTTCATGGTGTCTCTTGGGCC GCAGTGCTACAAATCATATCGCACTGGGAATATGGATAGTGCCCTGTCTATCTGGTTCCTTCTGCTGTGGCTAGCTGGTGACAGCTGCAACCTAATTGGCTCCTTTCTAGCCAATCAACTGCCAATTCAG TGCTACACAGCGGTGTACTATGTGCTGGCTGACCTGACAACACTGGCGATGTACAGTTATTTTAAGGCAAAGAATGCTGGATTTAGCA GAAGGCTCCTGCTGAATTCTGTGGGGGTCCTCAGCCTGGCTGGAGTCTCTGCCTTCTCTTTCCCAGTGGCCAGCCCACAGGTTGACATTGTACACCAAGGGTTCAAAGGTCGATCTCTGCTGTTTGTTCATGAAGACAGCAGCTCCATAAAG CCCTTCGACACTAAGGAGATCATTGGCTTTACGGTTGGCTCAATGTCGTCATTGCTGTACCTGTCTTCAAGAATTCCACAGATTGTCACCAAC TTTATCAGGAAGTCAACTGAGGGGGTGTCCTACTTCCTGTTTGCTCTGGTAATCCTGGGAAACACCACGTATGGGCTGAGTGTGTTGCTGAAGAACCCTGATCGTGTCCAAGGGGAGGGGGAGGCTAGCTATATGGTCCACCATTTGCCCTGGCTCATTGGCAGCCTTGGAACTCTCTTCCTTGACCTGGTC ATTACTGTGCAGTTCTTGAAGTATCGCAGATCTCCAGTGCTGGCAAAACCAGATGAAAGGGCTCCTCTCCTGGAGAACATATAG